One window from the genome of Acinetobacter sp. LoGeW2-3 encodes:
- a CDS encoding trehalose-6-phosphate synthase translates to MSRLIVLSNRVTLPNPNATQAGGLAVALEDALNGIGGIWMGWNGKKTAHRQNSFDVLKDQQIEYHTCSFSEAEYQGFYCGFANGALWPLMHDQNQYIDYSDQDYRIYQNVNFKFARQLQKIIQPGDMIWIHDYHFLSVAHYCRQLGMRNRIGFFLHIPFPTTEKWHDLACSQHLAAHLAQYDLLGMQTQQDQRNCYEFLKTTLSLSAHSPNTLRNGHRQVEIKAYPISVHPTAIQRRAGQLTETELPFDFSSTPDVKHIISVDRIDYSKGLLQKVDAMRQCFQESPEMLSKIRQFQIACPCRLEVPTYANLYRDLKQGVDQLNHDFPNTDQPVFDCHYEALGHHALMRLYRKSEICWVNSVRDGMNLVAKEYIAAQDPENPGILILSKYAGAAEQMREALIVDPHDNNSMIKALKLAVKMPKSERIARYQALYKGLTNYDIVHWRDCFLKDLKHVTSQYIYQPLSKSASHDLYLQH, encoded by the coding sequence GTGTCCCGACTCATTGTATTATCCAACCGTGTAACACTACCGAACCCCAATGCTACTCAGGCAGGTGGTCTTGCGGTTGCTCTGGAAGATGCCCTCAATGGTATAGGCGGCATCTGGATGGGATGGAATGGCAAAAAGACGGCGCATAGGCAAAATTCCTTTGACGTCCTGAAAGATCAGCAGATTGAATATCATACCTGTAGCTTCTCCGAAGCTGAATATCAGGGTTTTTACTGTGGTTTCGCCAATGGCGCACTGTGGCCCCTGATGCATGATCAAAATCAATATATTGATTACTCAGATCAGGATTACCGGATTTATCAGAATGTCAATTTCAAGTTTGCCCGCCAGTTACAGAAAATTATTCAACCAGGTGACATGATATGGATTCATGATTATCATTTCTTGAGTGTTGCACATTACTGCCGTCAATTGGGCATGCGTAATCGCATCGGTTTCTTCCTTCATATTCCATTTCCTACTACAGAGAAATGGCATGATTTAGCTTGTAGTCAGCATCTTGCAGCACATTTGGCTCAGTATGACCTGTTGGGTATGCAAACGCAGCAGGATCAGAGAAACTGTTATGAATTTCTGAAGACGACCCTTTCCTTGAGTGCTCATTCTCCTAATACGCTGCGTAATGGTCATCGCCAGGTGGAAATTAAAGCTTATCCAATCAGTGTGCATCCAACCGCTATTCAGCGTCGTGCTGGACAACTGACTGAAACAGAACTGCCATTTGATTTTAGTTCAACGCCTGATGTTAAACATATCATTTCAGTAGACCGAATTGACTATAGCAAAGGCTTATTACAGAAGGTGGACGCAATGCGTCAGTGTTTCCAGGAAAGCCCTGAAATGCTGTCAAAGATACGCCAGTTCCAGATTGCTTGTCCGTGCCGACTGGAAGTACCGACTTATGCCAATCTATATCGGGATTTAAAGCAAGGTGTGGATCAGCTGAATCATGATTTCCCAAATACGGATCAGCCTGTCTTTGACTGTCATTATGAAGCTTTAGGTCATCATGCCTTAATGCGCCTATACCGTAAATCCGAAATCTGCTGGGTCAATTCAGTACGTGACGGCATGAACCTGGTGGCAAAAGAATATATTGCTGCTCAGGATCCAGAAAATCCGGGTATTTTGATTCTGTCTAAATATGCCGGCGCTGCTGAACAGATGCGAGAAGCTTTAATAGTCGATCCACATGACAACAACAGCATGATCAAAGCCTTAAAACTAGCAGTAAAAATGCCGAAGTCTGAACGTATTGCACGTTACCAAGCGCTGTATAAAGGTTTAACGAATTATGACATTGTGCATTGGCGAGATTGTTTCTTAAAAGATCTTAAACATGTTACTAGTCAGTATATTTACCAGCCACTGAGCAAGTCAGCATCTCACGACCTATATTTACAGCATTAA
- the otsB gene encoding trehalose-phosphatase, which produces MKTTNTVLDNIYTEIAKKLDRRTKYNSLPCILFLDIDGTLSEFHPDPEQSFIPSSTLNNIAQIQQFLPLYLVTGRSIEQAQKLIQPYRWNIVGSHGIELLQQDGIRQKLVYINNKELEQLKSSVLDQQDQWQPIRVETKTYSVALHFREHPECEAQAKAIIDGYLKQFSSFELKSGKCVYELVPRGCNKGAAIQHILEDLEAEQFYPIFIGDDLTDEAGFHIINDYGGMSIKVGPGESAAKARLDDVADVGFFLHEFLTSLQALKQEMKGEKTCPDSLYYPTV; this is translated from the coding sequence ATGAAAACTACAAATACTGTTCTAGATAATATTTATACCGAGATAGCGAAAAAGCTGGATCGGAGGACCAAGTATAATTCCTTACCCTGTATTTTATTTTTAGATATTGACGGCACACTTTCAGAATTTCATCCAGATCCTGAACAGAGTTTTATCCCTTCTTCTACCCTAAATAATATTGCACAAATCCAGCAATTTTTACCCCTATATTTGGTCACTGGCCGTTCTATTGAGCAAGCACAAAAACTGATTCAGCCTTATCGCTGGAATATTGTCGGATCGCATGGCATAGAGCTGCTTCAGCAAGACGGTATACGTCAGAAACTTGTCTATATCAATAACAAAGAACTCGAACAACTCAAGTCCAGCGTGCTTGATCAGCAAGATCAATGGCAGCCGATCCGTGTAGAAACCAAAACCTATTCTGTTGCACTGCATTTTCGTGAACATCCTGAATGTGAGGCTCAAGCGAAAGCCATTATTGACGGTTATCTGAAACAATTTTCAAGTTTTGAATTGAAAAGCGGCAAATGTGTTTATGAACTGGTTCCCCGCGGTTGCAATAAAGGTGCGGCAATCCAGCATATTTTAGAAGATCTCGAAGCTGAACAGTTTTACCCCATTTTCATTGGGGATGATTTAACAGATGAAGCTGGTTTTCACATCATTAATGACTATGGAGGTATGTCAATCAAAGTTGGCCCAGGAGAAAGCGCAGCCAAAGCTCGTTTAGACGACGTGGCAGATGTCGGTTTTTTCTTACATGAATTTTTAACATCACTACAAGCGTTAAAACAAGAAATGAAAGGAGAAAAAACGTGTCCCGACTCATTGTATTATCCAACCGTGTAA
- a CDS encoding CocE/NonD family hydrolase: MNLLNKLYAAIAATVTVVAVTVGVVNKITTPTQQVSADLKYLELQSFTDTTATTQPTITLKNTKLGTRQFESQIQRQLLTNADAKWSNYTRKYDYPNMVTLPVQWIKMRDGTKIAIRVTLPADEHKQPVYSKRHPVILIQTAYNTGLAGQIADMAGGPNPEFVRRGYATVVADVRGTGSSEGVWQAFDSTEQQDSYEIIDWASKQSWSDGNIGLYGVSYLGITSLLGASTQHPAVKAAFPMVPIGDGYRDILFNGGQLNTNFIPLWMSLVGLLGALPVDAIQNDPVNGITLGLDKIQNLLFEFQLPLTFQALQGTDTSFDSDFWLQRSPLEYAPKIKVPTFVVGGTRDLFQRSEPLWLEALKDQTTAKILIGPWNHIQAALGSSEPSHGVPAMNNIALQWFDQYVKGEKNGAEQLPNVTQWVYGHEKFVISTDWPHTAIQPDRLYLNTLGKLVANKSSSSIGENFLLEAPTFGICSNTVETVTIGVAAILPFPCLQNNNMSNIPAAVFNTETLQSDYYLNGPIQADLWVSSSSADMGLVVRVAAVDPKTGNAKALSTGILTASLRKVDETRSRYINGVMMQPWHSFKKTDVQPLEKNKPVLMNIEIAPVAALIPKGHQLQISVVASDIWKGVAPLPTLAASLNGSISIYSNSKYPSSVVLPKVPTQYLNP, translated from the coding sequence ATGAATCTTCTGAATAAACTTTATGCTGCTATAGCAGCAACGGTCACTGTGGTCGCAGTGACCGTGGGGGTGGTCAATAAAATCACCACACCCACCCAACAGGTCAGTGCGGATTTGAAATATCTGGAACTGCAGTCTTTTACCGACACTACAGCCACTACTCAACCGACTATTACATTAAAAAATACCAAATTAGGCACACGCCAGTTTGAGAGCCAGATTCAACGACAATTACTTACCAATGCAGATGCTAAATGGAGTAATTACACACGTAAGTATGATTATCCCAATATGGTGACCTTACCGGTACAGTGGATCAAGATGCGTGATGGCACCAAAATCGCAATTCGTGTCACGCTACCTGCGGATGAACATAAACAACCTGTTTATAGTAAGCGCCATCCCGTAATTTTAATTCAAACTGCATATAATACAGGCCTGGCAGGCCAGATTGCGGATATGGCAGGAGGGCCGAATCCTGAGTTTGTACGCCGTGGTTATGCCACAGTGGTTGCCGATGTGCGTGGTACCGGTTCTTCAGAAGGGGTATGGCAGGCATTTGACAGTACTGAACAGCAGGACAGTTATGAAATTATTGACTGGGCCAGCAAACAGTCCTGGTCAGATGGCAATATTGGTCTCTATGGTGTTTCATATCTAGGCATCACCAGTCTGCTTGGTGCATCTACCCAGCATCCAGCAGTAAAAGCAGCCTTCCCAATGGTGCCAATTGGTGATGGTTACCGTGATATTTTATTCAATGGCGGACAGCTCAATACCAACTTTATCCCATTGTGGATGAGTCTGGTCGGCCTACTCGGCGCATTACCAGTGGATGCGATTCAAAACGATCCGGTGAATGGTATTACTTTGGGGCTGGATAAAATCCAGAACTTGCTGTTTGAATTTCAGTTGCCATTAACTTTCCAGGCATTACAAGGTACGGACACTTCATTTGACAGCGATTTCTGGTTACAGCGTTCACCTTTAGAATATGCACCAAAAATCAAAGTGCCCACCTTTGTCGTGGGTGGTACCCGAGACCTGTTCCAGCGCAGTGAACCTCTATGGCTGGAAGCTTTAAAAGACCAGACAACGGCGAAAATCCTAATCGGGCCTTGGAACCATATTCAGGCTGCTTTAGGTTCTTCTGAACCAAGTCATGGTGTACCTGCAATGAATAATATTGCCTTGCAATGGTTTGACCAGTATGTCAAAGGTGAAAAGAATGGGGCTGAGCAACTGCCAAATGTAACGCAATGGGTATATGGTCATGAAAAGTTTGTCATTTCAACAGACTGGCCACATACCGCCATTCAGCCGGATCGTTTGTACTTGAATACCCTAGGTAAATTGGTTGCAAACAAGTCAAGCTCCAGTATCGGTGAAAACTTCCTTTTAGAAGCACCCACTTTCGGGATTTGTTCGAATACAGTTGAGACAGTGACCATCGGTGTTGCTGCAATATTACCATTCCCATGCCTGCAAAATAATAATATGTCCAATATTCCTGCAGCTGTATTCAATACTGAAACCTTGCAGAGTGATTATTATTTAAATGGACCCATTCAGGCTGATCTTTGGGTTTCTTCGAGTTCAGCAGATATGGGCCTAGTGGTTCGTGTAGCAGCTGTCGATCCGAAGACAGGCAATGCAAAAGCCCTGAGTACTGGCATTCTGACTGCTTCTTTACGTAAGGTGGATGAAACGCGTTCTCGGTATATCAACGGCGTCATGATGCAGCCGTGGCATAGCTTCAAGAAAACAGATGTTCAACCCCTTGAGAAGAACAAACCAGTGCTGATGAATATTGAAATTGCCCCGGTTGCTGCATTAATTCCAAAAGGTCACCAGCTGCAGATTTCTGTGGTGGCGAGTGATATCTGGAAAGGCGTTGCACCATTACCGACCTTGGCTGCAAGTTTAAATGGTTCAATTTCGATTTATTCGAACTCCAAGTATCCATCCAGCGTGGTATTGCCAAAAGTGCCAACACAATATCTGAATCCTTAA